From the genome of Fibrobacter sp., one region includes:
- the atpG gene encoding ATP synthase F1 subunit gamma, producing MQSISELRRQIRGISSTQKITRTMKMVASARYNKALSLMHNSQVFYRELKSTFDQLSSALEAPQSRQNLFASQPSFTDNRMGVIIMTSDKGLCGDFNTGILKTARKFIQEREDSVSAVFAVGRKAVNFVRGNSFPLILEYPLVTTGIEFAFADKIGREIMKIFDKEKLTSIKCISSRFKSRGKINVSVTSLLPLIGGKAEENTDLLFEPRNSEEIFGTLIPLIFKAELFSLLQESHVSELSSRITAMDNATTNAGVLIDEITLEMNKTRQSAITREIAEITGTNEVLK from the coding sequence ATGCAATCGATAAGTGAATTGCGAAGACAGATAAGGGGAATCAGTTCTACACAGAAGATTACCCGCACCATGAAAATGGTAGCCAGTGCCAGATACAATAAAGCACTTTCCCTGATGCACAATTCGCAGGTGTTTTACAGGGAACTGAAATCCACATTTGATCAACTCTCCTCAGCATTAGAAGCTCCCCAATCCAGACAGAATCTCTTTGCCAGTCAGCCCTCCTTTACGGATAACCGCATGGGAGTGATAATAATGACAAGTGATAAGGGGCTGTGCGGTGATTTCAACACAGGGATCCTCAAAACAGCCAGGAAATTCATACAGGAAAGAGAAGATTCAGTATCTGCAGTCTTTGCAGTCGGCCGCAAAGCGGTTAATTTCGTGCGTGGAAACAGCTTCCCGTTAATACTCGAATATCCCCTGGTGACAACTGGGATCGAGTTCGCATTTGCTGATAAGATCGGGAGAGAGATCATGAAAATATTTGACAAAGAGAAACTCACTTCGATCAAATGTATCAGCTCAAGATTCAAGTCCAGGGGGAAAATCAATGTGTCGGTTACCTCACTTCTGCCCCTGATTGGCGGAAAGGCCGAAGAGAATACTGATCTGCTTTTTGAGCCCAGAAACAGTGAAGAGATATTCGGGACACTGATTCCTCTGATATTCAAGGCTGAACTTTTTTCCCTTCTTCAGGAATCTCATGTGTCAGAGCTTTCTTCAAGGATAACGGCTATGGATAATGCTACGACCAATGCCGGAGTTCTTATCGATGAAATAACGCTGGAAATGAACAAGACCAGGCAGTCTGCCATAACCAGAGAAATTGCCGAAATAACAGGAACAAACGAGGTGCTGAAGTAA
- the atpD gene encoding F0F1 ATP synthase subunit beta, translating to MSTGKISQIFGQVIDIEFPPGKLPLISNALRVKRDGQEDLLVEVMQHIGGNTVRTIVLGPPEGLFRGMTVDDTGSPISVPVGPSCLGRLIDFSGKPIDHKGELSASMHMPIHRAPPTLLEQETHLEILETGIKVIDLLAPFRKGGKIGLFGGAGVGKTVVIMELINNVAKHHGGVSVFTGVGERTREGNDLYQEMAQSGVLDKTVLVFGQMNEPPGSRLRVAMTGLTQAEYFRDKEGQDVLLFIDNIFRYVLAGAEVSALLGRMPSAVGYQPTLGTEMGELQERIVSTKNGSITSVQAVYVPADDITDPGVATAFGHLDASVVLSRKIVELGIYPAVDPLESSSKMLDKNVVGEEHYNVARAVQKILQRYNDLQDIIAILGVEELSDEDKLVVSRARKIQRFFSQPFFVAEDFTGIQGKYVPLRDTIQGFSELLKGKYDHIPEQAFFMAGTSDDVIRHAEEISGVK from the coding sequence ATGTCAACCGGGAAAATTTCTCAGATCTTCGGGCAGGTAATAGATATCGAATTCCCTCCGGGAAAGCTGCCCCTTATTTCCAATGCTCTAAGGGTAAAACGAGATGGACAGGAGGATCTTCTCGTTGAGGTGATGCAGCATATAGGTGGGAATACTGTCAGGACCATAGTTTTAGGTCCACCTGAAGGACTCTTCCGTGGAATGACAGTGGATGATACCGGCTCTCCCATCTCTGTTCCTGTCGGGCCATCATGTCTGGGACGCCTCATCGATTTTTCTGGTAAACCGATAGACCATAAAGGTGAGTTGTCTGCATCAATGCATATGCCAATTCATCGCGCCCCTCCTACCCTTCTTGAACAGGAAACTCATCTGGAGATTCTTGAGACCGGAATAAAGGTCATCGATCTTCTCGCTCCCTTCCGAAAAGGCGGTAAAATCGGTCTGTTCGGTGGTGCTGGAGTGGGAAAAACAGTAGTTATAATGGAACTGATCAACAATGTTGCAAAGCATCATGGAGGAGTTTCGGTTTTTACCGGTGTAGGAGAGCGCACCAGGGAGGGAAACGATCTTTACCAGGAGATGGCACAGTCGGGAGTGCTTGACAAAACTGTGCTGGTTTTCGGGCAGATGAATGAGCCGCCGGGATCAAGACTGAGGGTAGCCATGACCGGTCTCACCCAGGCTGAGTATTTCCGGGACAAGGAAGGCCAGGATGTTCTCCTTTTCATCGATAATATTTTCAGGTATGTTTTAGCCGGTGCTGAAGTATCTGCTCTTCTGGGCAGAATGCCATCCGCTGTAGGATATCAGCCCACTCTCGGTACAGAGATGGGTGAACTGCAGGAGAGAATAGTATCTACCAAAAACGGTTCCATCACAAGTGTCCAGGCTGTTTATGTTCCCGCAGATGACATTACAGATCCCGGAGTAGCAACAGCTTTCGGCCACCTTGACGCATCGGTAGTATTGTCAAGGAAAATTGTTGAGCTTGGAATCTATCCGGCAGTCGATCCGCTCGAATCATCATCAAAGATGCTTGACAAAAATGTGGTCGGTGAAGAGCATTATAATGTGGCCAGGGCTGTACAGAAGATTCTTCAGCGTTATAATGACCTTCAGGATATTATCGCTATACTGGGTGTCGAGGAGCTTTCAGATGAGGACAAACTGGTGGTATCACGTGCCAGAAAAATCCAGCGTTTCTTCTCTCAGCCATTCTTCGTAGCAGAGGATTTCACCGGTATTCAGGGGAAATACGTTCCTTTAAGAGATACAATCCAGGGATTTTCAGAGCTGCTCAAGGGAAAATACGATCATATTCCTGAACAGGCGTTTTTCATGGCAGGCACATCCGATGATGTGATCAGACACGCAGAGGAAATATCCGGAGTAAAGTGA
- the atpC gene encoding ATP synthase F1 subunit epsilon yields the protein MRTINIEFITPERTFLSTQAQFVVLPGISGELGILPGHVRLTSLLKPGIVKVDMEEIVRKLVISNGVARVEPDYIKVFSPTIRWA from the coding sequence ATGAGAACTATAAATATTGAATTTATAACCCCGGAACGGACTTTCCTGAGCACGCAGGCACAGTTTGTGGTTCTTCCCGGAATCTCAGGAGAACTGGGCATACTCCCCGGGCATGTCAGATTGACATCCCTCCTGAAGCCCGGTATTGTCAAAGTTGACATGGAAGAAATAGTAAGAAAGCTTGTAATCTCCAATGGTGTAGCCAGAGTGGAGCCGGACTATATCAAAGTTTTTTCTCCGACAATCCGCTGGGCGTGA